The Indicator indicator isolate 239-I01 chromosome 18, UM_Iind_1.1, whole genome shotgun sequence region cacctgtgaGTAATATATTctggctgccctggcagcatGGGCACATGCAGCCCCAGGATGCAGGTGGAGCTGGCAATGGGGATACAGCTGTgatgctgctgggctctgccatgGGTGGGGTAGGCATGTGAATGAGTTGTGCTCCGTGTACAAGCAGGTCTTGGGCCCAGAGCTGGTGTGTACTCCCCTTAGCAAAAGGGAATGGGTTTCCTGGGGGGTTGTGCTGGTGCTAGCAGTGCCAGCCTGCAGAAGGTCACCTCTTCCACAATGTCTGTGCTGCTGTAGGTGCTGATCTTTGCAGAGAAGAAGGCAGATGTTGATGCGATCCACGAGTACCTGCTGCTCAAGGGTGTGGAGGCTGTCGCCATCCATGGAGGGAAAGGTCAGTGAGGGTCCCAGGGGAGGCCTGGGTCTTGGAAGTCCTAGGCTGCAGTGTGGCCCTGCCTGACCCCCACTCCTGCTGGAGTAGTACATGGCCACGGGAAATCTCATCATGCAGCAGTTTGGTGGAGTGAGGCCAGGCTGTGGTAGTGACTGGGGCAAGTGCTACATTGCATGTAGTAGGCATCGGCATGATGCAGGTCTCTATGGGACCTAGAGGACCCTCTGCTCATTTATTTGGGCAAAGGTTGCGTAGGCTCTCTCACCGAGGAAGGCTCTGAGGCCATAGTGGTTGTTGCAGTAGGTGGGACTTGGGAGCTCTGCCCTTGCTGATCTTCTGCTGGGCATTTTGCAGATCAGGAGGAACGGACAAAAGCCATTGAGGCCTTCCGGGATGGGAAGAAGGATGTTCTGGTTGCCACTGATGTTGCATCTAAAGGCCTAGACTTCCCAGCCATCCAGCATGTCATCAACTACGACATGCCAGAGGAGATTGAGAACTATGGTGAGGACTGGGCCCCATAGGGGACCAATGAATGTGTGGTGGGGTGGGTGTAGAGGCAAGCAAAGCTTTGCTTTTGTCTCTGCAGTGGCCAGGGACAGGGGTGGTCTGTAACATCACACTCACCCAGGTCTGATCCTGTCCCTTTCTCCACAGTTCACCGTATCGGGCGGACAGGCCGTTCGGGCAACACTGGCATTGCCACCACCTTTATCAACAAGGCCTGTGGTGAGAAATGGTGTGCAGCTGGGGAGACTGTGGCTGTATGAGGCaagctggaggtggtggagctgcctCTCTCTTGGCAGCAAGCAGAGACAAGTCACTTTGGCCTGTGGAGGGGAGACAGTGGAATGGGGCAGTGCCCCCACACCTGCGCAGGCAGTGTCTCATTTATATGTCTCTCTCCAGACGAGTCGGTGCTGATGGACCTGAAGGCCCTGCTCCTGGAGGCAAAGCAGAAGGTGCCACCTGTGCTCCAGGTGCTGCACTGTGGGGATGAGACCATGCTTGACATTGGAGGTGAGAGACCCCAGGGTGCCCAGGCAGGTTCTACCTGTGTTGGGACTGGCATTGCCTGGCCATGTGGATAGCCTGATGTTGCAGCTTCTGGGATTGGGGGGGACTCTGCTGATCTGGCACAGCTTTCCCTGACTTCATCTCTCTCCTTGCAGGTGAGCGGGGCTGTGCCTTCTGTGGTGGCCTTGGCCATCGCATCACTGACTGCCCCAAGCTGGAAGCCATGCAGACAAAGCAAGTCAGCAACATCGGACGCAAGGACTACCTGGCCCACAGCTCTATGGACTTCTAGCCTGGGGAGCGTGCTGCCCTACACTCCCCTTTTGTGGGCCTTTAATCCCTTTCAGTCAGGGCACTTCCCAGATGGCTGTTCTGCACAGCTGTGGTCCCCTTTTTCCAGGCATTTGGCCACCAGGGCTGTTGCCAGCTCAGCCTGATAAAGCTCTTGCGCTGGGAGGAAATCtttggagctgtgctgcaaCAGGCCTTTACGTCAGTGGCAAGTTGGGCAAGCAGGTAGCGGTGCctcaggggaggaggaagaagcctCAGGTGGAGCAACTGGTCTGTGGTTGACTCATGGTGCCtcatggtgccagcagcagtggggcCAAGATTTTGCATTGCTCCTCTCCAAAGCACCTCCACAACTCCAGGACCATTCCCCTTACCTAGTTTtgttcatcttcagctgctggcagttcCCATATGCCCCAAACACACAAGAGGTGCTGTGCTGGTGTTGGGCGGTCCCCACAGCGCTTCCTGCGCTCTGCCCGCGCATGTTCTGCCCCACTGCCCTTATGTAACGGGGAGGGCAGACAGATGGATGGACACCTCCTATGGCCCAGCCTCTGCCCCTCATCCCACACAGCAGAAAGGGGAAGTCTCTGAGAGAAGGAAGTCTGCCCCATGCAgttgcttcagctgcagcagtcacattttctctgctgctggtaGCTCAAGTCCCGAGCAttgtgctggctgccagggcagcactggGCCTATGGAGAAACCTGTGAAGGATGGGATCCTCTATGTGCAGCACAGCAAATTTGGAAAGGTAAAGATTGGATCTGGGGTTGGGTACAGGGTTTGCCGCCTTCTATCTTGATGCCAGGTCTGGGGTTGGGCCCTTGGCAGCTTGGGAAGAGGGTACTGGAACCAAATCcctcagagctgccctggggaggccctggactctctctgtGGCTGAGGGGACTCATCCTTGCAGGAACATTCTTGGCCTTGTCCTTCTTGCTTGGTCACCGCATGATTTGCAATGAAACAATAAATGTGTGTTAATGAGGTGCAGTTCCAGCATGTGTGTGGGAGTGGGGCACCCCAGGGTAGTGCATAGGACATGGCTTTGTCCCCAGCGCTCTATCAGCATGGCTCTGGGGTGCCAGTGCCAACCATGGGGCACCCCTCATGGCTTGGCCAGCTGCCCTGTGTCCTTGGAGTGGCAGCCAAGCGCTATACTCCTCTGGACGCAGCATGGGTGACATAATGGGAGTGTCTGCAAGGTCAAGCTATCTCCAGGGAGctgtgaggtgggtgttggacTAAGTGGCATCCCTttggctgtggtgggttgggCATGTCCTGATGAGGGGCTCGGTGGATGTGCTGGGCTATGATCACACTGTGACCTCACCCAGTGAGAGCTGAGTCCTGGAGCTGAAGCAAGCAGGGCCTGCCTGGGCAGGGCCTGGTGCCCTGGCCGTAGGAGGCAGGGGAGCTGATGGTAGTGGGTATTTTGGGTGTTCAGCTGTGTCTGGTTTCTGCAGGGTGgaggctctgctgtgcttttgagGTGTGTGGGGGCATGCAACCCCTCTATCCCATGACAGGCTGGGAAGGTGCTGGTACCACAGAGCCTCCCCTGGGAGGAAGCAGGCTATGAGCTATGGGGCCTGACCAGGCTCAGCAGATGTaaggctgccagcaggagccCCACCAGCTCAAAATGGCTTTAATTTGCATCAAGGTCTGTCCTGAGAACAGCTtgagagctcagctgcagcagcagcagtaggcCAGCACTTGCAGCAAGGAACAAAGAGGAGGACCTGGTGCTCAGCAAGTGGGGAGTGAACGTGACTCACCTAGCAAGCCAAGCTGAGCTCCCTCCCCCTTCAGCCTATCTCTGGTACTGTCTTGCCCCACAGATGCGGGGGTCTGCAGTGGCCTTGGCTgtctgtgccctcctgcagctcccagcagctgctggccaggatCCTTTTGTGCCCCTTCCTGTCTTGTACAGCTATCACTGAATACTGCTGGCCAGGATTCCGTTGTACCTGCTCCTGTCTTGTACATCTTTCACTGAATACTGCTGGCCCTGCACAGAGGGCAGCACTATGAggatgcagcaggcagctctttgaccatttttttccctgccaatGACCTTGCTGTGTCCTTCCCGTGCCCCAGAGGTCCTGGAGGAAGATGCGAGCCCAGCTCTTCGCTGCCAGCCCCTCTGGTGTGGCCCGCATGGAGAAGTTCGACGTGCGGGACGATGGCACTGCCCTGGAGAAGGGCTCCCTGCGATGCTGTGCCCGCAGGATCATTCGCCTCTCAGACTGTGTTTCTGTGGGCCCAGCAGGCACTGAGAGCTGCCCAAAAGCCACTGCTGCCTTCTACCTCAACACCACAGAGAAGAGCTACTTGCTGGCAGCGGAAGGGAGGGATGAGTGGatcacccagctctgccagctggctTTCCAGGTACCATGAGGTCCAGCACAGCCGGGACCCTTCCTACTGAGGAGCTCTGGGGTGCTCACCTAGTCCGGGTGCACACTCACATCCCTCTGTTTCAGGGCACAAAGGAAACAGTGCAAAGCAGTGCTGAGACCCAGCCCAGTCTTGCTGTCCCCATGGAGGAGAACTCTCTCTACACCTCCTGGCAGGAACGTATGTACAAGGGCAGGGGATAGGGCTGGAGTGGGCTACAGCTCCGTGCTGCAGTGCTGACCCCCTCCTTGCTTTACTCATGTAGTGACTGAATTTCCAGTGATGGTTGTCCAGACAGATGCAGCTACCCACTGTGGCCTGCACGGGCACTAcctgctctcagcccttccccagAGCCTGACACTGAAGGATCCACAGTCCCGACAGCCCCTGCTCACTTGGCCCTACCCCTTCCTCCGAAAGTTTGGACAGGAGCAGGTGCGTATCCCCCTCACTTATTGGGGCTGATGGCTGCCTAGGGTGAGGGCCaacctctccccctcccctctctccccacagAGTGTCTTCTCCTTTGAGGCTGGTCGTCGCAGTGACTCCGGCGAGGGCACCTTCACCTTCAGTACCCCACGGGCCCTGGAACTGTGccgtgctgtggctgctgccattgcctgccagcagcagggcaagggtgCCCCAGACTCCCAGTTCTTCTCTGCCTCGGAAATACAGGGCCTTGAGCACCAGCCCTGGGGACCCCGGGCCGAGGAGCTCCAGCCTACCCTGTCTCGGGGGGGGGCCCaatctccctcccccctccccaccggCTTCCTTCACTTCCCCAAGCCGGAGGGCACAGGCCCTATTGTCTATGCCTCCATTGCTCGGGGCcagcagcctctcttcataCCAGGGCAGCCAGCCTCTGGGGAGCCCTGGGCTGTGGGGAAGAGCCCTGAGCATCTCTATGAGAACATCTTCAGTTCGGAGCTGGACTCAGCCAgggcacaggaggaggaggcagaggatgaAAGGCAGTGGGAGGTGGAGTGCCGGCAGGCTCCCGAGGGCCACAGCAGCGACGTGGGCCCTATCTATGACAATCAGGCCGCCTTAGCCCAGCTGCCAcggggcagcccccagcccccggAACACTGCTGGGGCCgcggggagcaggagctgctgccggGGCGTCCCGGGCACAAACCCCAGAGCAATCTCCGGGCCAAACTTGTGCGGCTGCTCAGCCGGGAGACCCCTGGCCCCCGGGACTGGCCCTGAACCCGGCCCGGCTGCGGTTCGGTGGTACACTGCGGAGAATAAACAGCTTGGGACGGACTCgcctctgctggtgctgggaagcGGGGCAGGGCGGGGGTAATCCACGCCTCCCCGCCAGGGGGCGCCGCTGTGCCCGCCCCGGCAGCCTGGCGGACGCGGTGATTGGCCGAGCCGCCCGCCGGCTCTGCCCCCTCTCGATCCTATATAAGGCGGGGCCAGGGAGGGGTGGTGCTAGGGATTGAGTCTTGTGTTCGCCGGGTTCGGTGTGCTCCTGCTGCGCTGCCGCCCGCTCTGCCTCGCTCCCCGGGGGCCCGGCTGGCCGCGGGTAAGTGCAGGAAGGCCAGGGTGGGCTGCGGCAGAGCTTGGAGGTCGTCGTCCTCTGGCGGGGAGTCACGAGGGGTGCAGGTCTGGGGCCTGGGTCGGAGGAAAGGTGGTTGGCTGGAGTTGGGCCCATGTCGGGCAGGGCCGGGGTCCACGGCCCCAAGGAAGAGAGAAACTGTGGGGCACGGAATGGGGAGCGGGGTTTGAGGGTCCCCGCGGGTCGGGATGAAGAGCGGGGCCCTGAGGACCCGTGGGGCAGGACCAGCGGGCCGGCCTGTCTGCCACTGAGGAGTAGGAGGGCGTGGGGGTGCTGGTGTTCCCCAGCCTGAGCCCCGTGGGGGGCTGCCTGCCTCCTCCGGCCCCGGCGCCTAGCTGGGGCTGGCGCGGCTGCCGGGAATGCCTGACACGCAGCCCTCCCCTGGCCCTCCCGAGCGGGGAGCGGGCCGGTGTCGTCTTACACGCCTTATATAGCCCTCGCCGGCCCGGGAAGAGCGGGGGCACGCTGGCCTCCGGCCTTACACCCTCCGCCGCCTCCCAGCTGAGAGCCCCGCTGGCCTTGAGAGAAGGGCTGGCAAGGGCCCAGGGTACCCGGGGCTGGCCCTGTCCCCGGTCTGGCTGCAGTGGAACGAAAATCCGGTGGGGCTTCCCAAGGGCCTCGGCGGCTCCTTTCAGGTGAGGGGTGGCTGGGAGGCGAGGGCTGGTCTGTCTGCCCGGATGCTTGGCCAGCTGACAGCTGTCAGCACGGCCCTGGTAAGCAGGGGATCGCCGGGATTCCCTCCCCGACGGAGTCTCAGCTCCGTGTGCGGAGATGGGCTCGCTCCCAGGTGGCAGCTGCTCGGCCGGCTGCTGGAGcaccagcctgcctgcctgctctgccaagcGCCTTGGGTGGCATCAcgcagctcctgtgctgctgttaaCTCACCCGGCAAAAACACTTCTAGTGCCCATTCGAcgtctgctgtttcttctctccaaTCTAAAACGGTCTTGGTTTTCAGCAGTGAGAGTTTCTGGGCTGCCACATGGAAGAGCACATTTTGGATTtgggagagggagagcagagcccatgggaggcagcagggctgcgCCTGACTTTCTGACACTAATATTAgcctgggcccctcagctctcacactgctgGAAGAGATGTTGATAGATTTGGGGTGCGTCTCTAACCACGGTGTGGGATGGTCAGGGTGGAGTTACTGCTGGAAATGTGACCTGTCTTATTCTGCTCCATCCTGTTAGCCAccagccccctcctcacctACTCTCCCAGCGTTCTTCCCATGTACCCTAATACCAGGGTCATACTCTCTTTCCTTGCAGAGATGGGTGACATGGAGTCCTATAAAGTGATGCTGAATGGGCCAGCACCGTGGGGCTTCAGGCTGCAAGGAGGGAAGGATTTCAGCATGCCACTTTCCATTTCCAGGGTAAGAAAAGCTGAGACCAGTGATACgcattcttcctcctgtgtttTGGGTGGGAGGCTGTGGTCTTGGTAACTGAGGCAGAGCCATATGGGGGATGCAGATGAGCTGGGGCCCTGGGAGTGCTGCATCCTGTCCTGTTTGGCCCTGCATAGCCTCCTTGGTGCCTTATCAGCTGCAATCCGGCTCGGGGGTGTTCCGGGCAGCAGACTGCAGCAGACATGAAATGCTGCACAGTGTCTGCAGAGTCACTCTTGCTGCtggagggggcaggggaggcTCCTTGCAGAGCCCAtcgcaggaggaggagagctgctTTCACCATTTTAGAGCTGTAAGGCTGGCCTCCTGGTCTGCACCCTGATGCTGGGCTCTGCATCCTGGGACCTGGCTTGGGCCCTTCTGCCCTTCCTCTCACTGTGTGGATCCCAACTCTACACCTAGGCTGACTCCCAAAAcgagcagagagaggaggaaggttgTGGTGCTGTCTGCACTGGGCTGTGGTTCCCTCCACAAAACCAGCCCATTTCTCTAGCATGACCTATTATGCTATCAGCTGGTTGTGGCTGAGGCACCTGGTGAGAGCTGTTCCTGGCCCCTGGGTTTGTGTGGTTCCCTGTCCCTGGGTGGCCTGGGTGGTtgctgcttgcagctctggCCATGCAATTGCCTTATAAGCCTTGGAATGTGACTGCATTGCCTGTGTAGCTGACGCctgagcagctggcacagaggtTTTCTCAAAGGACAGCTTTGCTtgtggcactgagtgctgcaTGGGGACCTTCCCTCTGTaagagcccagcaccctgcttgtGTCCTCGAGGACATGGGACCTCACAGAACACCAGCATGGAGCATAGACCCTGAGGGTATTGTGCAAAGCTGGAGTAGccagtgcagctgctgccccagggcCTACTGATCTCTGCTGAGCATGCTGAGATGGCTTCAGTGAGTTTATTCTctaaaaaatgtttctcttgGCTGCTAGCCAGCACTTAACAAAAGGTCTGGTTGGATGGAGGAGCCTCCCAGGGCCCAGAGCAGGGGCCTCATGGAGCAGTGACCTGCTGTATGAACAGGCCAGCTCTGCcatccagggcagagcaggcaggcgcAGCAAGGGCATTCCCAAGGGGTGTACCCAGCTTTCGGGGGCTTCTCTAGGGAGCTTGGGCTGtgtggcagggcagcaggctCTGTCTGAGAGGAAGAATTGTAGAATCTTAGCAcataaggttggaagggacctgaagggtCATTTGGTCTGACCTCTCTAGGTAATAGCATAACTtgaatgagatggcccagcaccctgtccatCTGAGTCTTAAAGCTGCTGCCTACTCCAGTGACATCCCCAGCCCTAAACCTTCTACCTGGAGCAtgctgctgtccttggccacTGCTTGCCtgaagcagcagggcaggctgtccTGTCAGGCCTGGGCTTGCGAGAGCAGGCTGGGAGAATGCATCCTGCCCTGGGCTTTGGGGGCTGCAGTGAGGTCCTGCTTTGTGGGGCCTGGGAGTAGAGTGGGGAGAAGTGGCACTGGCTCCTGCTTTGGCTTTCAGCTGTGTCTGTTACTGTGGCATGACTCTGCTAGAGGAACTGTGAAGCTGCTTCAGCTTGATGGTCACACAAAAGAGGTGCCATGCTGGCTCTCTGTGCACACATTTCTTGTGGCAAGGAGTGGTTCTGGGGTCCTGATGCCTTGGCTAGGCAAGCTTGAGATTGTAGCCCTGAGCTGCTCACAGTGGAGCCAGGATATGGACTGGTGTTTGGGTAGCTGGATGCTACATGGCACATGCCAGCATCTGCGAGCCAGGGAGGGAGAGGCCTtcggtgctgcaggcaggaaggcGGTGGGGGATGAGGCCTGGGCCCTTGTGCAGGGTGAGCCTACTCTCTACACTGGATGAGACCCCCTCAGGGTGTGTGAGCCCTGAACAGAGGTGTCCAGCAGGCACCTCACTGGGTGTGGTGATGGAGGTAGAGACAGAACAAAGAACTGGCTGGGCGGAGGAGAGGAAGCGAGCCCTGGGTAGCGGGACCAGGCAGGAAGCAGGAAGGCTGGCACTACTGTGGCTCTTGGCTGAGCTGGCACCTGCCAAAGGGGTTTCCTGGCGTGCTGgtgcagagagggaaggggagcatggtggtgctggccaggctgggcgTGCCTGTGTGACGCAGCCGGCTGTGCTCTCCCCTTCTCGGGCAGCCCTGTGAAAacctctcccagctcctgcctccaaACCTACGCAGCCACCCCGCGtcttccccagccctccagGGCAGCAAGCTGGGGCTTGCAACTgtgtggccaggagcaggctggtgcCACTTGCTACCCAGCCAtcaacctgtgccaggcagaaGGAGTGGATGCTGGGTGGCATGGGGGGACCAGAGGAGGGACTACTCGTGTTCTGCTGGGCATGGCAGTAGGCtacagatggagccaggctgtgtcCTGCCAGTGTTTGGCTTTACGTGGAGGGCTGGTGTTGGTGTGGGGAAGGGAAGCATGGCTCTGGGGCAAGCTGGGCCCTGCACAAGGGCAAGGAGGAGCCAAGGCTCCAGCAACAGGgatttttcagctttctgatGGCGCTGGGAATCTGGCTCGCTCCTTTTATGTTCATGTCAAACAAGACTTGAGGAAATACTTGGTCCAAGTCCAAGTGCCTCAAGTTCTTCCTTGCTAGAGAAGCAGGaatggctgcagcctgcccacgtctgtctgtctgtcagtGCCTGGGAGCTGCATGCCTTGTTTGGGGCCCTGCTCGCCTTTGGCTGTGCATCCTTAGCAGAAGGGGAAGGCAgcctctgcttcccagcactGGGCTGATGTAGAGCCCTGCAGTAAAGCCAGTTCAGGGGCAAGGCACATTCCCAGCACCATGGCTAAGCAAGATCCTGTGGCcatgctcccagctgctctggtggGGCGAGGTCTGGGGAAGCAGTGTGGGTGGGAGCTGGTGGCTCTGTGT contains the following coding sequences:
- the DOK3 gene encoding docking protein 3; the protein is MVPAAVGPRFCIAPLQSTSTTPGPFPLPSFVHLQLLAVPICPKHTRGAVLVLGGPHSASCALPAHVLPHCPYVTGRADRWMDTSYGPASAPHPTQQKGEVSERRKSAPCSCFSCSSHIFSAAGSSSPEHCAGCQGSTGPMEKPVKDGILYVQHSKFGKRSWRKMRAQLFAASPSGVARMEKFDVRDDGTALEKGSLRCCARRIIRLSDCVSVGPAGTESCPKATAAFYLNTTEKSYLLAAEGRDEWITQLCQLAFQGTKETVQSSAETQPSLAVPMEENSLYTSWQELTEFPVMVVQTDAATHCGLHGHYLLSALPQSLTLKDPQSRQPLLTWPYPFLRKFGQEQSVFSFEAGRRSDSGEGTFTFSTPRALELCRAVAAAIACQQQGKGAPDSQFFSASEIQGLEHQPWGPRAEELQPTLSRGGAQSPSPLPTGFLHFPKPEGTGPIVYASIARGQQPLFIPGQPASGEPWAVGKSPEHLYENIFSSELDSARAQEEEAEDERQWEVECRQAPEGHSSDVGPIYDNQAALAQLPRGSPQPPEHCWGRGEQELLPGRPGHKPQSNLRAKLVRLLSRETPGPRDWP